TTTTATCTCCTTCCCCATGAGGTAGAATTTCATACTCCGGTATCGCTCTACCGACACTTCTCTTTTGAATAGATGCCTGAGCAATCAAACGCTGTAAAACTTCAGGTTGAATTCCTTTGATTTTCATTCCACCAGGATTAAAGTCTGCAAGTGCCTGCATGGTATGGATGCCAGCCTGATTCAGCTTTTTGATCTGACCTTTTGTGATCGTAGCTACCTGAAACAAATGATCTCGCTGAACCAGCAGAGATTCAGCATATTCAGACCAATTTCCCCAGCTTTTGGAGTTTGCCAGATCAGGGTAATTGGTAGGGTCAAACTGTTCCTGAGCCTTCAGGAAACCGTTGAGTTGCTGCATGAAATAGGCGGAGTAGTCAGCCACCCTGAATGATTTCTTATCACCATTGCCTAATAGGACACCAATGGTTGCTACCTTGATGCCATAGCTTTTTTGGAGCATGAGAGCGTAGCTGCACAGCTGTATCAGAAATGAAGGCTTAACCTTTGTACTGAGTTTGGTATCCCAGATTTCAAAGCTCTTTCTGTCCTTTGTTCGGATCAAAAAATCAGCAACCCCGGCAAACCGGGAACCCTCAAGATCACAACCTAAATGTGCCTGAGCAATAATGTCAACGTCACTGTCCAGTGCATGTTGTGTCAGCGCATAACCAAGCTCTCTGGTTTCCGCTTCTCTCCGCAAAAGCGAATACCCTTCATTGCGAAATTGCTGCTCAATCTCGGCTTCAAATTCAAAGCCTTTTCGTTGCAGAACTTGCATTAACGGGTCTTCAGGATCTTTTTCCGGAGCTTTGTCAGGCAGCTCCAAAAACAAGCGATCCATCCAGGAAGCAAAGGGACTTTCAACGAAGCGAGTCAGGTCTGAGGGGGAGAAGACAGTTTGGTTATTGCGCTTATACATAAATAAGGAAAGACTCCTGCCTGTTGATGCTGTTTAAGAGCTTACCTGCTCTGTGGCAGTTGTACCAAGGGCTTCACTGATCATAGTCACAGTATTATACGCCTTTTATCAGCTGCGTTTGCTGAGACGGGCGCAAAGCACCTGATGATCACCATACCTCCGGGTGTCTACTCCATTGATTGCCTGTATGAACTCGGAAAATGATGAAAAGCCATACCTTTTCTCATCAAAATGCTCGTCAACGGATAGAATCCTGTTCTTCAAAACGGAACAATTCAGCGGTTGTTCTGACTCCTGAAGGACACTTCGGGTAAGATGAATCGCCCCTTCAAGACCCGGTGGACAGATGGTTCGATGACTGTTTTGCTGATCTGTATAAAAATAGCGTGCACAAAAGCGTTTAACAGATTCACTCAATGGCGAATGTGGTCCGACACCGACAACATGCTTTCCTAAAGAACGAATTTCGCGGAACAAGGGAGAAAAGTCCGAATCACCGGTCGCCAGAACAAACCAGTCCACATCCAGACTCGTCTGTGCCACCTTCATAACTTCAATAGTCATCGCAATATCTGCCGAGTTCTTTCCGGATACTGGGTGAAAGGTATGAACAAAATCAAATCCTTGTTCGTTCAAATGGTCTTGAAACCCCTGAAGGTTTGGACCACCCCAGTTACCAAAGGCTTGGCGTATGGTAACCAGACCAAACTCTGATAACTCATCTATCAGGTGCTCGACTCCGTTATGCTTCAACCAGCCAGCGAGGTTTTCAGTATCAAGAAACAAGGCAATATGAGTGTGAGGAACGTCCATGCAACACCTCCGAATGCAATACTCTTACTAAAATCTAGCAGCATCCCAAAGCCTTAAAACGAGCAAAAGAACCAGTATTTAGCCAACCTACCGAAAATTAAGACGTTTTTCTGCATACTGGAAATCAACTCATAAGCGCCCCAATGATAGCGATATGACCTGATCTAAGACACGGAAACAATCAGCCTATCTTGCTTATCCGTTTCACCATAGAAGCTAACCAGTCGCTTCACTCCCGGCCTGCCACTCGCCATGCGATGCCGGTTAGTATCTCTGTAGTGTCTTACTGTACCGGTGTTTTTTGTCAGGTGGCTTTTGCCTGACGCTTACATAGCTATAGATAAAGTGTCTTCTATTGTCTTGGACAAAAAAAATGTATCTATCTGATTTTATTGATCTTTATTTTCTAAATTTCCCCCATACGAGAAATCAATATATCTATAAATATCAATCAGTTAGCTATCAGCTATTCCCGCTGAATATACGTCTTAAGACGTTTAAGTTGGTGTAGGCAAGGAACATTTAATACGTTCAGGGAGTGTCCTTCACTTCCAGCGAATCTTGAACGAACAAAAATTTTGAACCCTGAAACCAGACTGCCCCACATTCTTTATGAACTGTCGTAAGGCACTATTCCCGCGACGGTACGGCTAATGATGGCATCAAACAACCCTTCCCAGGTTTTGATCAGCCAGGTCTGGAAATAACCTTTCATCAACTCCCACAGATGTATTCGTACACCTCGCGTTCGTTCTTTCAGGGCTTTTTGAAACTCCGGGCTGCCCAGTTGTTGCAGCTGGTCAACCAGAAAGGCCAGTACCGTCAGGTAAGCCAGATTGGTGGCAAGGTGCTGTTCACCGTGCCCGTAGTTGTGCTCAAGGTGGTAGTCTTGTTTCTTCAGGGTATTGAACGTTTGGTTTTCAATGTGCCATCGGCATCGTCCTCCTTTCATCAGGGCTTCAATGGTCTTTTCTGTCAGAGGTATGTCAGTGATCCAACTCCAGGTGTGACGATCACCTTTTTTGTCCGTCTCAACAAAATCCAGCACGTTGACATGCTCAACGGGGTTAGACTTGTTGAGGGGCACATCGTTAGTAAAACGATACCAGTACTTGATGCCAGTCACCGGGTCAGTTTTGAGGCAACGTGCCACTTTTCCTTGCTTATCCAGTTCATCTACAGCTTCAATCAGCGAGCCGTGATTGCCGTCTTTCGCAATGATAATGTAATGCCAGCCGTAACTCTTGATCAGGCGGATAGTTGGTCCGTCAGCATACAAGCCATCCAGTACGATAATCAGTTTCAGGTAGGGGTGGTCTTTTTTTACGTTGGCAAGAAAGCGCTTAAGGGCACTCTTTTCACAGTCGTTCTTGGTACAACCATCCTGTCGTACAATAGCTTCGGGAGCCAATGGTATAACGACTTTCTGGTCGGGGTGGACAATGCAACCGCCCATCAGCTGGTGATAATAAGCCTCATTGGCTTTGCCCTGATTTTTTACGCAGCAGTCGTCGCAGTGTAGCTTTCCGGAGAAGAAGGTTTGTGTACCATCAATGGCCAGCAAATAATGGTTTTTAAGGTGGCCGATGTGAAACTCAAACTTCTGCAGGTGCCCCGAACGCTGAAAGCGTGAGAAGATTTTTTTGTAAGGCTTCTGAAACCAGTGTGGAGAAAGCTGGTCAAGTACTTCTCGCATCCGGGTGTCACTGGGAACTCTGCCATTGACGACATCAAACAGGGTTTCCAGATTGTGAGCCTGGACAGGGTCTTCCCTTTGGCTATCAAAGCGGAGCATGGACGGCATTTTCATTTGCATCATGGCAAAAGCGGACTTGGCAAAGTTGCCAAAGGGAATGCCATTCTTGCAGTGATTAGGTCGGTGATCGGGAATGTCAACCAGACAGTCAGTAACCTCTTTAATAAGGTGGCTGGCAGTCAGGTGCGTGCAATTTTTTTGAATGGGCTTGGCCATGGTTGCAACCGGTCAGATCATGCAGCATAAGGTCAAAAATAGTCGTTCAATTGTGCGGTTGCAGATTTTTTTATCACGCTCTAAAGCCTGATAGCTGGGGGCTTTTGATAAAGGTCGGGAATTGCTGGTTAGCTATTTATTTTGCTCTTTTGCCCAATAATGGGGTTGTGGGGGTCGGAGGTTCAAATCCTCTCGCTCCGACCAAAAAACTTTAAAAGAAAGCAGCTTAAATAGTGCCTGTCAGAAAACCTCTGAAAAACGGCAGTTGTTCTTGGCCGACAGAAGTTGATAACGGCTGGATTTGAGTTACCAGACGAACAAAGGATGTTTTTTGTACCGCACTGTTCAAAATACAACCTGATTCGACTATCTACAAGCGCAGTAATCTCTCATGCCCGGCATGATCAAAATTAAACTGACGGAAGCCTGGCTGAAAGGCTACTGACGATCTCTGGTCAGCAGAATTTTACCCAGCCGTTTCAGGTTGCTGGCGACAACAGCCAGTGCGACATAGCGCTCAAAGCCTTCTATCCCTTTATCCGGGCATTTGTCGAGACCATTCGCTTCCAGTGCATTGATATCGGATTCAACAGCTGAGTGTTTTCTTCTTGCCCGGATAAACTCCGGGTGGGATTCCCGTTTTTTATCATTGGCCGACAGCCTCCCTTTCTTGGGGAGAACCGGGCGTTCCAGAAGAACTTCCAACTTTTCAAGATTGCCCGGACTCCAGAAGCCTTTGTCGTAGCTCACCTGGCTTAATGTCGGGAACCGCTTTTTGGCAGCCTCGGCCATAGGTACTGTAACCTGGTCGTCTGTTTGTTTTTGCATGACCTGATGATGCAAAGTAAAACCGAACTGATCCTGCAACACGCAGACCCGTAACCCCAGTTCAACCGGAGTTCCGGCTTTGCCTTTGCTGATCCATTCTGTATGAGGCTCAAAGATTGAGAACACCTTCTCATTATGGGGAATCTGCTCATGTTCTATCACCCGTCGGTAAATCAGGTTTATCTGGTGACGGCTGTGGGCTATGTGGTATTTGAGGTTTTCCAGCCTTGGCTCATCCGGTTGTTTTTTCAACAGCAAGGACAAGGTCGTTTCAGCTTTGCGGACAATTGAAAGGCTGTACTTTATGTACTCAAGGTGAGCCATTTCAATGTCGTGCTGCCGCTGCTGTTGTTTCAGTTCACAGTTTGCGCTGGAATGCTTCAGGTTTCGAGCCTTGTTGTAGCGTTTGCGATGCTGGTCTTTAAGATATTTGCTCTGACGCCAGCCCGGAAGCTGGTACTGATTGGAGAGAGCGGATGCAAACTCAATGCTTTTACGGCAAGCGTCGCTCAGAAGGCTGATATCCGTGGGGAAATGGACATCGGTTTTGACTACGAAGGAATCGGCACGGCCATGTAGCGGCTCATCTTTTTTTTAACCAGCTGGTGACCTGCATCCACCGTGACCTGGTTAATCTGATCCAGTATCTCCGGTGTGAAGAGGCTGATGTTATCCTGCAATGTTTGTATGTGGTAGGAATGGGTACAATATGGGCCGTGACCGAGCATTTTCCGTAATGTCCCATGTTCATTAGCCAACTCTTGCAAGCGGTAATAGTCACAATTAGTGACAAGGCGCAGAGTGCCGAAAACCAGAATGTTCCAGAGGTCCATACCGGGACGACCATTTTGCCGACTGGCAGGAATCATGTTCTCAAGCACCTGAAAAACCCTGTGTCGCAGATCAGGTGTTATCCAGATATGTTGCAGGCCCCGAAGCAGACGGGGAATGTCGTCTCTGGACTTGGGATTAAACGTGATGGCAGAGATATCAACTTCGCCCAACTGCATTTGTGGGTTGATGGTTTGGCGCATAAATGTGAAAACAGCTTGTTTTGGAAAATCTTCGAGTACTATATGGGGCTGCAGGCTGCTATTTTCAAGTGTTTGAGGGTTTTCGGACAGGCACTAAATAGCTGCTTTTTTTGTGCCTGTTATTTGTTGGCAAAAAACGGGTGATGCCTCAAATGCATTGAGTACGGATTGTCCTATATAGCCAGCTTGAGAGAATTGTGCATTTTGCACTATGGCTACGATAGAAATTACCTGCATTCACTGTAACAGCACTCGTGTCGTTAAAATTGCAGCGCTTCTTCTGCAACAGCTGCCGAAAGAGTTTTCAGACAGTGGTTATCTATAATGCAAATCAGCCTGTGTGAAGCACAGCTAATCCCGCGCTTTCAATTACAACCAGTAATCACAAGGGATTCAGCAGCGTAGAAAAATCGGGATAGGGCGTAGCCTCACAGCTACGCTCCTCCCACACCACGCAGCGTACGGGTCCGTACTACGCGGTTCGGCCAGTTAAGCAGCCAACAACCTGATCAATCCTAACCCGTCAAACCAACTATTCGGTAGCGCCATATGTAGAGCTGGACTCCGGCTCATTCGCCAGTGCCCTTTTCCTGAAGCTACCGTTTGCCTTGTCAGTTTGTCACTGATTCCCTGCTTTCGCAGTTCCTTGTACCGCTTTGGGCTCCTTTTCCATTGATACCAGAGTAAACTTCTTAATCGCCTTCTTATCCAGCAATCAAAGTGCTCAAACTCTGTGCAGGTTTCTATTTCCCGGAAGTAGTTCTTCCAACCCTGCAAGTATCTGTTGAGTCCTTCCAACCTCTGTTCAAGGGATCGCCCTCCCTTTCGGGTTAGCTGTCTGATTTTATCTTTGAAACGCTTGCAGCTCTTTGCCGCAAGGGTTTTCCTACCGTCTCGGGTAAAACTGTATCCCAGAAATGCGCGCTTCCATGCACGATCTACCGCACTCTTTGTACGATTGACCTTTAGCTTCATTTTACCTTCGATCAGCTTAACCAGACTTGCCATCACCCTTTCGCCTGCCTTCTTACTTTTAACAAACACACGACAGTCGTCTGCGTATCGAACAAACCGTAACCCTCGTTTTTCAAGCGTTTTGTCGAGTTCGTCCAATACTATGTTTGAGAGCACAGGAGACAGCGGCCCTCCTTGTGGCACACCTTCCGTTTGCGGTTTTGACAGTCCATTTTCCATCACTCCGGACTTCAGGAATCGATGAATCAAACGCAATACATCCTTGTCCTGTATATGCTCTGCCAGCTTTGCCATCAGTCGATCATGATTGACTCGATCAAAGAACTTCGACAAATCAATATCAACCACCCAGTCGTAACCATCCTTTATATACGACTGAGCCTGACTGATAGCCTGATGTGCTGACCTCTGCGGTCTGAATCCATAGCTGTAAGACGAGAACCGTGGCTCCCATTCTGCCTGTAATACTTGCTGTATTGCCTGCTGCACCATTCGATCAAGAGCTGTTGGAATGCCCAACTTTCGCTCTCCACCATCCGGTTTGGGGATCAGAACTCTTCTTACCGGAGCTGGTTTCCACAACCCTCTCAGCAAACATTGCCTCAGTTGACGACCATGCTATTGTAAATACCTGAACAGGTCATCCACTGTCATACGGTCAATGCCTGCCGCTCCTTTGTTGCGTTTTACTCGTTGAAAGGCTTTCTTCAAGTTGTTGGGATGAGCAATGCGTGCCATCAGGCTTGCATCGCTTGCCGGGCTTTCGTAATCCTGTGATACCGACACAACCTCAGCCCTCATAGCGTCGCAGCCTCCGGTTCCGCCGTGACCACTTGGTATGAGTTCCAGTGTTTGCTGGATTTGTCTGCGTCCGGTGTTTCGAATAACAGAAACTACTCACCACTCTGTACCGTTCAGGCCTTCACTGACATGCGCCAGCTACTATGCCGTCTGCTGACTTCTGTATGGCGATCAAATCACCTTACGGTGACCTCAGTCCGAAATATCAGACACCACACAGACCTCCCGAGGTAAGTCACACCGCCTTCGCCGCACAACCACCAGATCTACTGCCTGAATGTCCGGATGAGTATGGACTTCGTCATCAAGTGCTGACTCGTCCTCACGCAAACAGCCTCATATCTGATTTCTGTTCGTTGGCTCGCGGTTTTGCTCCACACTGCCTTCAGCCTGCACCTCGCGATACAGACCTTGTGCTTCGCTAGTCCTTCGCCCTCATCTGGCTGGACAGGGGACTTTCACCCCCAAGCTGTGTGACATGCTCGGCACACAATGAACCCCCCTGTGTCAGCATAGTTGTCACCTCTTCTGATTTTTAAAAATCTCACAGGGGACGGTCAGTGAGCAATCAATGGCCAGCTATTCAGAAGAGTTGAAGCAGTCCGTCATTCAGAAGATGATGCCACCTAATAATACGCCTGTATCGCAGTTGGTTCGTGAAACAGGTATCTCTAACTGGACTCTATACAGTTGGCGAAAAAAAGCGTTATCGCAAGGAGTGCCCGTGCCTGGCAACGGTAAAAATCCAGACCTATGGACACCTGAAAATCAGTTAGCTGTCATCATTGAAACAGCGGCATTAAATCAAGCTGAACTGGCTGAATACTGTCGTAAGAAAGGCCTGTTTGCTGAACAAATCCAACAGTGGAAAGAAGGCTTTATCAATCGTAGCCCGGCACAACCTGAAAGTCAGTCGAGTCAGCGTAAAAAGCTGTCTGACGAACACGAAAAAGACAAGCAAACGATTAAAAAACTGGAACGCGAACTCAAGCGCAAGGACAAGGCGTTAGCAGAGACTGCTGCCTTGCTGGTACTCACAAAAAAGGCCCAAGAGATCTGGGGGGAGCCAGAGGACGATTAGTTTCCCTTCCGGATCGACAGAACGCAGTAAAACTGATTGAGCATGCCGTCAGTGATGGTGCTCGCCAATCAAAAGCTTGTCAGGTTATCGGGCTGTCAGAAAGAACCATTCAGCGATGGACGCAGGAGGGTACAGTGATACCTGACAACCGAAAAAATGCCGACAGGCCAGAACCAGCGAATAAGCTTTCAGATGCTGAGCGACAGGCGATCATAGATGTCTCTAACAGCGAGCGTTTCAAGAGCCTTCCTCCCAGTCAGATTGTTCCTGCACTGGCTGATGAAGGTGAGTACCTTGCGTCTGAGCGGACATTTTACCGAGTGCTCCATGAAGCGGGCCAGCAGAATCACCGTGGGAAGGCTGCCAGACCTAACCGACATAAGCCGACCTCTTATTGTGCAACAGGCCCTAATCAGGTGTGGACCTGGGATATCACGTATTTAAGGTCTCCGGTAAGGGGCCAGTTCTACTATCTGTATCTCGTGATAGACATCTATAGCCGTATGATTGTCACTTGGGAAGTTCATGAAGTTGAGTCAGCTGAGTATGCATCCGAAATGATCACGAAAGCTTGTATAAAACGGGGTATCGGGGCGATGGAGTCACCGTTGGTTTTACACTCTGATAATGGCAGTGCAATGAAGGGCGGAACGATGCTGTCAACGCTGCAAAGTCTGGGCGTGGTGACCTCTTTCAGTCGCCCACGGGTCAGTGATGACAATCCATATTCTGAGGCTATATTCAGAACATTGAAGTACCGGCCTGGTTACCCCCGAAGTCCGTTTGCAGATCTGGAAGCTGCACGCAACTGGGT
Above is a window of Endozoicomonas montiporae CL-33 DNA encoding:
- a CDS encoding NYN domain-containing protein, which codes for MDVPHTHIALFLDTENLAGWLKHNGVEHLIDELSEFGLVTIRQAFGNWGGPNLQGFQDHLNEQGFDFVHTFHPVSGKNSADIAMTIEVMKVAQTSLDVDWFVLATGDSDFSPLFREIRSLGKHVVGVGPHSPLSESVKRFCARYFYTDQQNSHRTICPPGLEGAIHLTRSVLQESEQPLNCSVLKNRILSVDEHFDEKRYGFSSFSEFIQAINGVDTRRYGDHQVLCARLSKRS
- a CDS encoding transposase, whose amino-acid sequence is MAKPIQKNCTHLTASHLIKEVTDCLVDIPDHRPNHCKNGIPFGNFAKSAFAMMQMKMPSMLRFDSQREDPVQAHNLETLFDVVNGRVPSDTRMREVLDQLSPHWFQKPYKKIFSRFQRSGHLQKFEFHIGHLKNHYLLAIDGTQTFFSGKLHCDDCCVKNQGKANEAYYHQLMGGCIVHPDQKVVIPLAPEAIVRQDGCTKNDCEKSALKRFLANVKKDHPYLKLIIVLDGLYADGPTIRLIKSYGWHYIIIAKDGNHGSLIEAVDELDKQGKVARCLKTDPVTGIKYWYRFTNDVPLNKSNPVEHVNVLDFVETDKKGDRHTWSWITDIPLTEKTIEALMKGGRCRWHIENQTFNTLKKQDYHLEHNYGHGEQHLATNLAYLTVLAFLVDQLQQLGSPEFQKALKERTRGVRIHLWELMKGYFQTWLIKTWEGLFDAIISRTVAGIVPYDSS
- a CDS encoding ISNCY family transposase (programmed frameshift) → MRQTINPQMQLGEVDISAITFNPKSRDDIPRLLRGLQHIWITPDLRHRVFQVLENMIPASRQNGRPGMDLWNILVFGTLRLVTNCDYYRLQELANEHGTLRKMLGHGPYCTHSYHIQTLQDNISLFTPEILDQINQVTVDAGHQLVKKKDEPLHGRADSFVVKTDVHFPTDISLLSDACRKSIEFASALSNQYQLPGWRQSKYLKDQHRKRYNKARNLKHSSANCELKQQQRQHDIEMAHLEYIKYSLSIVRKAETTLSLLLKKQPDEPRLENLKYHIAHSRHQINLIYRRVIEHEQIPHNEKVFSIFEPHTEWISKGKAGTPVELGLRVCVLQDQFGFTLHHQVMQKQTDDQVTVPMAEAAKKRFPTLSQVSYDKGFWSPGNLEKLEVLLERPVLPKKGRLSANDKKRESHPEFIRARRKHSAVESDINALEANGLDKCPDKGIEGFERYVALAVVASNLKRLGKILLTRDRQ
- the ltrA gene encoding group II intron reverse transcriptase/maturase produces the protein MLRGLWKPAPVRRVLIPKPDGGERKLGIPTALDRMVQQAIQQVLQAEWEPRFSSYSYGFRPQRSAHQAISQAQSYIKDGYDWVVDIDLSKFFDRVNHDRLMAKLAEHIQDKDVLRLIHRFLKSGVMENGLSKPQTEGVPQGGPLSPVLSNIVLDELDKTLEKRGLRFVRYADDCRVFVKSKKAGERVMASLVKLIEGKMKLKVNRTKSAVDRAWKRAFLGYSFTRDGRKTLAAKSCKRFKDKIRQLTRKGGRSLEQRLEGLNRYLQGWKNYFREIETCTEFEHFDCWIRRRLRSLLWYQWKRSPKRYKELRKQGISDKLTRQTVASGKGHWRMSRSPALHMALPNSWFDGLGLIRLLAA
- a CDS encoding IS3 family transposase (programmed frameshift) codes for the protein MASYSEELKQSVIQKMMPPNNTPVSQLVRETGISNWTLYSWRKKALSQGVPVPGNGKNPDLWTPENQLAVIIETAALNQAELAEYCRKKGLFAEQIQQWKEGFINRSPAQPESQSSQRKKLSDEHEKDKQTIKKLERELKRKDKALAETAALLVLTKKGPRDLGGARGRLVSLPDRQNAVKLIEHAVSDGARQSKACQVIGLSERTIQRWTQEGTVIPDNRKNADRPEPANKLSDAERQAIIDVSNSERFKSLPPSQIVPALADEGEYLASERTFYRVLHEAGQQNHRGKAARPNRHKPTSYCATGPNQVWTWDITYLRSPVRGQFYYLYLVIDIYSRMIVTWEVHEVESAEYASEMITKACIKRGIGAMESPLVLHSDNGSAMKGGTMLSTLQSLGVVTSFSRPRVSDDNPYSEAIFRTLKYRPGYPRSPFADLEAARNWVHGFTQWYNEEHKHSGLKFLTPAQRHRGEANELLNNRKEVYELAKQRHPERWGKRSTRDWNLDCEVWLNPDRSITGQQKEVA